From Mesobacillus boroniphilus, the proteins below share one genomic window:
- a CDS encoding GNAT family N-acetyltransferase, protein MIGDQVEIEYGKATESELQEIFSMAGVNRAEATGIQADNNKEEMIAAYENSLDHGAYFLVARTQESLIGWVLVDRSLDWFTHKEIGWISDVYVKQEYRQNGVAKSLIDQSLVEFKHLGYDDVRLNVFSFNQKAISLYEKVGFKDVSKFMGIEI, encoded by the coding sequence ATGATAGGTGATCAAGTGGAAATAGAATACGGCAAAGCAACAGAAAGTGAATTGCAGGAGATTTTTAGCATGGCAGGTGTGAATAGGGCCGAGGCTACAGGAATACAGGCAGATAATAATAAAGAAGAGATGATAGCTGCCTATGAAAATTCCCTGGACCATGGGGCTTACTTTCTTGTTGCGAGAACTCAGGAGTCTTTGATTGGCTGGGTACTGGTCGACCGGAGCCTGGACTGGTTCACTCATAAGGAGATTGGCTGGATCAGTGATGTGTATGTAAAACAAGAGTACAGGCAGAATGGGGTCGCAAAATCCTTGATTGATCAAAGTCTGGTGGAATTCAAGCACCTTGGCTATGATGATGTCCGCTTGAATGTATTTTCTTTTAATCAAAAAGCGATTTCCTTATATGAGAAAGTAGGCTTCAAGGACGTCAGCAAATTTATGGGGATAGAAATATAG
- a CDS encoding pyroglutamyl-peptidase I: MKILISGFEPFGKMKINPTEELLLEAEKFEMENVEISTILLPVNYDECAEELIKKMEDIQPDVVISCGLAAGRTAITPERIGINVKDTGSGDPYPDNKGNIPTDEMIDDDGPDGLFTTLPNRLIEKNLKEMGIPAAVSNSAGTFICNNTLYAVLNHIRKNNLHIKAGFIHFPASTKMAALNPSLPSLPQETMAKALKVIVETCATVGVRQ, encoded by the coding sequence ATGAAAATACTTATTTCCGGCTTTGAGCCGTTTGGAAAAATGAAGATCAATCCTACTGAGGAATTGTTGCTGGAAGCGGAAAAGTTTGAGATGGAGAATGTTGAAATCTCAACGATCCTATTGCCGGTTAATTATGATGAGTGCGCGGAAGAGTTGATTAAAAAAATGGAAGATATCCAGCCTGATGTGGTGATTTCCTGTGGTTTAGCAGCAGGCAGGACGGCGATTACTCCAGAGCGAATCGGAATCAATGTGAAGGATACAGGTTCCGGTGACCCTTATCCTGATAATAAAGGGAATATCCCAACAGATGAAATGATTGACGATGATGGACCTGACGGCTTGTTCACTACCTTGCCGAACCGTCTGATTGAGAAGAATCTAAAGGAAATGGGAATTCCTGCTGCGGTATCGAACAGTGCCGGTACATTTATCTGCAATAACACCTTATACGCTGTTTTAAATCATATCAGGAAAAATAATCTGCACATCAAGGCTGGATTTATCCATTTTCCTGCATCGACGAAAATGGCAGCACTCAATCCATCCCTGCCTTCATTGCCACAGGAAACAATGGCCAAAGCACTGAAGGTAATTGTTGAGACTTGTGCCACGGTTGGAGTACGACAATAA
- the pxpB gene encoding 5-oxoprolinase subunit PxpB, with amino-acid sequence MEYVISPLGDLAVVLSFGNEINEETNWRIQRFVSKLEKEKVRGIVEWVPAYTSLTIYYQPEVIAYDSLKAELEKVSLSPGKSKPERPLVYEIPVCYGGEWGQDLAYVADYHGLDEQEVINLHANREYLIYMIGFMPGFPYLGGLPEKLAVPRLEKPRQNVMPGAVGIGGNQTGIYPADVPSGWRVIGTTPVTLFSLEKEEPFLFSPGHYIKFVPISKEQFLTIKQMGDAYQVKRCEKR; translated from the coding sequence ATGGAGTATGTAATCTCGCCGCTGGGTGATTTGGCGGTTGTTTTGTCATTCGGTAATGAAATCAATGAAGAAACGAACTGGCGAATACAGCGCTTCGTTAGCAAGCTGGAAAAAGAAAAGGTTAGAGGCATTGTAGAGTGGGTACCTGCCTATACGTCCCTGACGATTTATTATCAACCTGAAGTCATCGCCTATGACTCTCTTAAAGCTGAGCTTGAAAAAGTCAGTCTGTCTCCTGGAAAATCTAAGCCAGAAAGGCCGCTTGTCTATGAAATCCCGGTATGTTATGGCGGAGAATGGGGCCAGGATTTGGCTTATGTCGCTGATTATCATGGCCTGGACGAGCAGGAAGTCATCAATCTTCATGCTAATAGAGAATATCTCATCTATATGATAGGATTCATGCCGGGGTTCCCGTACCTTGGAGGTTTGCCTGAAAAGCTGGCTGTTCCAAGACTTGAGAAGCCAAGGCAAAATGTGATGCCAGGTGCTGTCGGGATTGGCGGGAACCAGACAGGTATTTATCCTGCTGACGTTCCTTCAGGATGGAGGGTCATTGGCACTACTCCAGTAACCTTGTTTTCCCTGGAGAAGGAGGAACCGTTCCTGTTCAGTCCCGGTCATTATATTAAATTTGTACCAATCAGTAAGGAGCAATTTTTAACGATAAAACAAATGGGCGATGCCTACCAGGTAAAAAGGTGTGAAAAGAGGTGA
- a CDS encoding LamB/YcsF family protein: MLSVDLNCDLGESYGLFKIGNDKEVLKHITSANIACGYHAGDHNVMMETVKMAKVYGVKIGAHPGFPDLHGFGRREMKMSAEEVYNLTIYQIGALAAIAKTCGTKVVHVKPHGALYNMAVNDKSIADAVAGAVAVVDPTLVLFGLAGSSLVKAGREKGLQVSQEVFADRSYQPDGSLAPRSHPNAIIHDPDLAIKRVIRMVREGRVEAVDGADIEIKADTICIHGDEPRALDFAVKLKEALKAEGIEVGRGCDAK; this comes from the coding sequence GTGTTATCAGTTGATCTTAACTGTGATTTAGGCGAAAGCTACGGATTATTTAAAATTGGCAATGACAAGGAAGTGTTAAAGCATATCACATCTGCCAATATTGCCTGCGGCTATCATGCAGGCGACCATAATGTCATGATGGAGACGGTGAAAATGGCAAAAGTATATGGAGTGAAGATCGGCGCACATCCCGGCTTTCCTGACTTGCATGGATTCGGCAGGAGAGAAATGAAGATGAGTGCTGAGGAAGTTTACAATCTGACGATTTACCAGATTGGCGCTCTTGCTGCGATAGCGAAGACTTGCGGCACAAAAGTAGTTCATGTAAAGCCTCATGGCGCACTGTACAATATGGCTGTAAACGATAAATCAATCGCCGATGCGGTTGCTGGTGCTGTGGCAGTTGTCGATCCAACACTAGTTTTATTCGGTCTCGCAGGCAGCTCGCTAGTGAAAGCAGGAAGGGAAAAAGGCCTGCAGGTGTCGCAAGAAGTATTTGCTGACCGAAGCTATCAGCCTGATGGTTCGCTGGCGCCGCGTTCACACCCTAATGCGATTATCCACGATCCTGATTTAGCAATCAAAAGAGTGATCCGGATGGTACGCGAAGGAAGAGTAGAGGCAGTTGACGGGGCAGACATTGAAATCAAGGCAGATACAATCTGTATCCACGGGGATGAACCTCGGGCACTAGACTTTGCAGTAAAGTTGAAAGAGGCTTTAAAAGCGGAAGGTATCGAAGTCGGCAGAGGCTGTGATGCCAAATGA
- a CDS encoding biotin-dependent carboxyltransferase family protein — MFKVLKPGLQTTVQDLGRTGYQQYGISPSGAMDSYSLQMANLLVGNPLGEAGLEAAILGPSLEALSNVAIAICGGNLQPMVNKKEVSMWKSFVFRKGDILSFGKVESGARAYIAFAGGIDIPLVLDSKSTFVNGTMGGYNGRALESGDVLFGWPYVRKNRFLHKDFIPEYKSELEIRVIPGPHLEKFHPDTIERFLSAEYTVSPQSNRMGYRLEGPELGHIGGADIISDAIPAGGVQVPSNGQPIILMAERQTTGGYARIATVISVDIPLLAQAMPGIKIRLVGITIEEAHELYRKQKQLFKVLSTGVR, encoded by the coding sequence TTGTTTAAAGTACTTAAGCCCGGCCTGCAGACAACAGTACAAGATTTAGGAAGAACTGGCTATCAGCAGTATGGTATCAGTCCTTCTGGAGCGATGGATTCTTATTCTTTGCAGATGGCCAATCTGCTTGTCGGGAACCCTCTTGGTGAAGCAGGGCTGGAAGCGGCGATACTCGGACCCAGTCTTGAAGCATTGAGCAATGTGGCTATTGCAATTTGCGGAGGGAATCTTCAGCCGATGGTGAACAAGAAGGAAGTATCGATGTGGAAAAGCTTTGTTTTTAGAAAAGGAGACATTCTGTCATTTGGTAAAGTAGAAAGCGGGGCGAGGGCGTATATTGCCTTTGCTGGCGGTATTGATATCCCGCTGGTGCTAGACAGCAAGTCCACGTTTGTTAATGGAACGATGGGTGGCTATAATGGCCGGGCACTGGAGTCAGGGGATGTATTGTTTGGATGGCCCTATGTCCGGAAAAATCGGTTTCTACATAAAGACTTTATTCCTGAGTATAAATCCGAGCTTGAAATACGGGTGATTCCCGGCCCTCATCTGGAAAAATTTCATCCAGACACAATAGAGCGATTTTTGTCAGCTGAATACACGGTATCACCCCAGTCAAACAGAATGGGGTATCGCCTTGAAGGCCCCGAGCTTGGCCATATTGGCGGAGCTGATATCATCTCTGATGCCATTCCAGCAGGAGGAGTCCAGGTTCCATCTAACGGGCAGCCAATCATTTTGATGGCAGAACGACAGACCACAGGCGGCTATGCCAGGATTGCCACCGTGATTTCTGTTGATATTCCTCTGCTTGCCCAGGCAATGCCGGGAATAAAAATCCGCTTAGTCGGAATCACCATAGAAGAAGCGCATGAGCTTTATCGGAAACAGAAACAGCTTTTCAAAGTACTTTCTACTGGTGTTCGATAA
- the rluF gene encoding 23S rRNA pseudouridine(2604) synthase RluF, with the protein MRINKFISETGKTSRRGADRLIEEGRVSINGKIAQIGSQVEPGDVVKLNGEEIRMTQNYVYIALNKPVGITSTTERHVKGNIIDLVNHPLRIFNIGRLDKDSEGLILLTNDGDIVNEILRAENKHEKEYIVSVDKPITPEFVKAMSEGVRILGTKTLPAKVVQLSKYEFNIILTQGLNRQIRRMCETLGYQVLRLQRIRIMNIHLGNLPIGQWRDLTKKEKKQLFSELDYEPKEW; encoded by the coding sequence CTGCGTATCAATAAATTCATCAGCGAAACTGGTAAAACGTCAAGGCGTGGCGCTGACAGGCTCATTGAGGAAGGGCGAGTGTCGATCAATGGGAAGATTGCGCAAATCGGCAGCCAGGTTGAGCCTGGCGATGTCGTTAAGCTAAATGGCGAAGAAATCAGGATGACGCAAAACTATGTATATATTGCTTTGAATAAACCGGTCGGCATCACCAGTACGACTGAAAGGCATGTGAAGGGCAATATCATCGACCTTGTCAATCACCCGCTAAGGATATTCAACATCGGACGACTTGATAAGGATTCTGAAGGTTTGATCCTGCTGACGAATGACGGAGATATTGTCAATGAAATCCTACGTGCTGAAAACAAGCATGAAAAAGAGTATATTGTTTCAGTAGACAAGCCAATAACGCCTGAATTCGTCAAGGCTATGTCCGAAGGCGTCAGGATCCTGGGAACGAAAACATTGCCTGCAAAGGTTGTTCAGCTTTCAAAATACGAGTTCAATATCATCCTTACACAAGGATTGAACAGGCAGATCCGCCGGATGTGTGAAACCCTTGGATACCAAGTCCTCAGGCTTCAGCGCATCCGAATCATGAACATCCATCTCGGAAACCTGCCAATTGGTCAATGGCGTGACTTGACGAAGAAAGAGAAAAAGCAGCTTTTCAGCGAATTGGATTACGAGCCAAAGGAATGGTAA
- a CDS encoding SRPBCC family protein: protein MVDVQTEIEIKSPVERVSEYAANPDNAPEWYVNIDCAEWITKKPLNLGSKIAFKAKFLGRDLAYIYEIVEYVPGMKLVMQTSEGPFPMKTTYTWKSIDSNTTLMTLKNQGEPKGFSKLVSPFMASMMKKTNMKDLRKLKEIIEG, encoded by the coding sequence TTGGTAGACGTCCAGACAGAAATAGAAATTAAATCCCCGGTTGAGAGGGTATCAGAATATGCAGCCAATCCAGACAACGCTCCTGAATGGTATGTGAACATTGATTGCGCTGAATGGATCACAAAGAAACCGTTAAATCTTGGTTCAAAGATTGCGTTTAAGGCAAAATTTCTTGGCCGGGATCTTGCTTATATTTATGAGATCGTAGAGTATGTCCCAGGAATGAAATTGGTGATGCAAACCTCAGAAGGGCCATTTCCGATGAAGACTACATACACATGGAAATCAATTGACTCAAACACAACACTGATGACGCTGAAGAACCAGGGTGAACCAAAGGGGTTTTCAAAACTGGTTTCACCTTTTATGGCTTCGATGATGAAAAAGACAAATATGAAGGACCTAAGAAAACTGAAAGAAATTATAGAAGGGTAA
- a CDS encoding lipocalin family protein gives MSDERLDRISLPKDAGPHGDSNIEWWYFFSFLNGDRGGRYAVMASFFRVGEFEIGKGHYIIHTLIDLDRKKRFNFSSFDSKVKLAMLAIYLPFYLLLHPTDKRIWRLYKKLLKGEIPAQHTMLEAARINQHPLELIYGSHKLRFKGEEAVGFDALLKEKNSEIELEFTPIKPVALIGGDGKPDDLYYYSTTRNSVNGIIKTDGKTENVSGTGWFDHQWGRDYSLVKGSGWDWFGILLSDGRELLLNQMSSGKPMANVIEEDGSIRFTRNLTFQKVKYWKSLKTNARYPVEWEIRIPDFGIELNVEAEFPNQEMPIIGPIQAIWEGTCKVTGREKHSDGKSRPLSGRGFMELVGYAN, from the coding sequence ATGAGTGATGAACGGTTAGACAGGATTTCACTGCCAAAGGATGCAGGGCCACATGGAGATTCAAATATTGAATGGTGGTATTTTTTCTCTTTTTTGAATGGGGACAGGGGCGGCCGGTATGCGGTGATGGCATCATTTTTCCGGGTGGGCGAGTTTGAGATTGGCAAAGGGCATTATATCATCCATACTTTGATTGACCTGGACAGAAAAAAACGCTTCAATTTTTCAAGTTTCGATTCAAAGGTGAAGCTAGCAATGCTAGCTATATATCTGCCTTTCTACCTTTTGCTCCATCCGACAGATAAAAGGATCTGGAGACTCTATAAAAAATTGCTTAAAGGCGAAATACCTGCACAGCATACGATGTTGGAGGCTGCGAGAATCAATCAACACCCACTTGAGTTGATCTATGGGAGCCACAAGCTTCGCTTCAAGGGGGAAGAGGCAGTTGGTTTTGATGCACTTTTAAAGGAGAAAAACTCAGAGATCGAACTTGAATTCACACCAATCAAGCCTGTCGCACTGATAGGCGGTGATGGAAAGCCTGATGATCTGTACTATTATTCTACTACGAGGAATTCTGTGAATGGAATAATAAAGACGGACGGGAAGACGGAAAATGTAAGCGGTACTGGCTGGTTTGACCATCAATGGGGACGTGATTACTCTTTAGTAAAAGGGTCAGGCTGGGACTGGTTCGGGATCCTGCTTAGTGACGGGCGTGAGCTGCTGCTAAATCAAATGTCCTCCGGAAAGCCAATGGCAAATGTCATTGAAGAGGACGGCAGTATCCGTTTTACGAGAAATTTAACTTTCCAGAAAGTAAAGTACTGGAAAAGCCTGAAAACAAATGCCAGGTATCCAGTAGAATGGGAGATTCGCATTCCCGATTTCGGGATCGAGCTTAATGTCGAAGCTGAGTTCCCTAACCAGGAAATGCCTATCATTGGCCCGATACAGGCTATTTGGGAAGGAACATGCAAAGTAACCGGTCGGGAAAAGCATAGCGATGGAAAGAGCAGGCCACTGAGCGGAAGAGGTTTTATGGAGCTTGTAGGGTATGCGAATTAA
- a CDS encoding DUF2254 domain-containing protein — translation MLKKIVLRIRESMWLRPGIYSVLAFLLALAVIYVDHNELAQGTVPSFLLTNVELAQTILGSISGALLTMTTITFSTIMVVLTTYSSQFSPRTLSNFVEDPVTMRVLGIFMGGFVYSILSLLFMSETWYESQVISATVGVIIAFICLAFFGYFIHNVATSVQVSTLIREITEGALKVIKRQEDTLESDYTNVIDDRKDAGFTYEFVRDVKCRGFGYVQLTDYQGLLKYASQNALGVEANFLNGDFLTEDSIAFRVHHSGKIDKDIDAVMNQYLKLGKERSSIQDPEFALQKIVEVALRAISPGINDPNTARVCISYLGMALSHLCRIRSNGRYIAYYDEEMQPRIIGKQKRTMDILYLSFYQIIHYGSQDFSILTALIDAFLLIGKTADDSLKKSIWELYIYSMEKFDSNELKELDQIYLNEKKRELSTVLGIAL, via the coding sequence TTGTTGAAAAAGATAGTTTTACGAATAAGGGAAAGTATGTGGCTGAGACCAGGTATTTATAGTGTACTGGCATTCCTGCTGGCATTGGCTGTGATTTATGTCGATCATAATGAGCTCGCTCAGGGAACAGTCCCTTCGTTTCTGCTGACGAATGTTGAGTTGGCGCAAACGATATTAGGTTCGATTTCTGGAGCACTGCTGACAATGACGACGATCACTTTTTCTACGATCATGGTCGTGCTGACTACATATTCATCTCAATTTTCACCGAGGACGCTAAGTAACTTCGTCGAGGATCCTGTGACGATGCGGGTGCTCGGAATCTTCATGGGCGGCTTTGTCTACTCGATCCTGTCGCTGCTGTTCATGAGTGAAACGTGGTATGAGAGTCAGGTGATCTCAGCTACGGTTGGAGTTATCATTGCGTTCATCTGCCTCGCATTCTTCGGCTATTTTATTCATAATGTCGCAACCTCAGTCCAGGTCAGCACGCTGATTCGGGAAATCACTGAGGGTGCTTTAAAGGTCATTAAAAGGCAGGAGGATACACTGGAAAGTGACTACACAAACGTGATAGATGACAGAAAAGATGCAGGATTCACCTATGAATTTGTCCGGGATGTAAAATGCAGAGGATTCGGTTATGTCCAGCTGACAGACTATCAGGGACTATTAAAATATGCATCACAAAACGCACTTGGGGTTGAAGCGAATTTTTTGAATGGTGATTTTCTGACAGAGGACAGCATTGCCTTCAGAGTCCACCATAGTGGCAAGATTGATAAGGATATCGATGCCGTCATGAATCAATATTTAAAGCTGGGTAAAGAGCGGTCATCGATCCAGGATCCTGAATTTGCGCTTCAGAAGATTGTGGAGGTTGCCTTGAGGGCCATCTCACCAGGCATTAATGACCCGAATACCGCAAGAGTCTGCATTTCCTATTTAGGCATGGCCTTGTCTCATTTATGCCGAATCCGTTCGAACGGACGGTATATAGCCTATTATGATGAAGAGATGCAGCCAAGGATTATAGGGAAACAAAAGCGGACGATGGATATCTTATATTTATCCTTTTATCAAATTATCCATTATGGGAGTCAAGATTTTTCCATTCTTACTGCCCTCATCGACGCTTTTCTGTTGATTGGAAAAACAGCCGACGATTCCTTGAAGAAAAGCATATGGGAGCTGTATATTTACAGTATGGAAAAGTTCGATTCAAACGAGTTGAAGGAGCTTGACCAAATCTATTTGAACGAGAAAAAGAGAGAACTATCAACGGTGCTGGGGATCGCTCTTTAA
- a CDS encoding sensor domain-containing protein: MGNDGKIQKYTGLSIVFFLLFAELIDWLTSFYFSISKEVGYLIDLAVSFVFIALVFRVFKGMKNTAEDLQEHKKRLKSIFDTLDVAIWSHDMKTDTLLITSGIEKLYGHSSEEFYHDNTLWKKVIHPEDLPILAEREAGFSRGEAVTSIYRIIRPDGEVRWIQDRGIPVIDESGNFVDFTSVLFDITDRQESEGRYRSLVEMSPDLIAVYSRGKLEYINEAGCKLFKAERPAELIGQPISKLIPPDVLARIKNRELTIGEDFEEKLWFEFKATQIDGQEIDVEMSAMPILYEGRMAEQIVGRDLTQRKKAEKTIKYMAYYDVLTGLPNRNMVKKHLNASLANGNEEIAVIFLDLDRFKIINDTKGHRFGDLLLKVVASRLKNAVQEQGLVSRQGGDEFIIVLKGLGKEQVIEVADRILDEFNEGIIIEGQEFFVTPSIGISMAPEDGQDEETLIKHADTAMYLAKDRGKNNYQFYTNQLHGLSSRKMELENGLRKALEQNQLILHYQPQVNLNTGEIIGVEALVRWMHPEKGIISPAEFIPLAEETGLIVPLGKWVLEKAAAQNKVWQEKGYSPIPISVNISVRQLQEDRFIDTVKQVLIDTQLPPKYLDFEITESVMQNSEKTAMILDQLKELGVTLAIDDFGTGYSSLSLLKHLPIDKIKIDKSFVDDIVHHANQGAMVKTIIDMGHNLQFNVIAEGIEDQEQVTFLLENGCLVGQGYHFSRPLSMEAMEELLSKNKKLKGILQ; this comes from the coding sequence ATGGGCAATGACGGAAAGATACAAAAATACACCGGATTATCTATAGTTTTCTTTCTCCTGTTCGCGGAGCTGATTGATTGGTTGACTTCGTTTTATTTTTCCATAAGTAAAGAGGTTGGCTATTTGATAGATTTGGCCGTGTCCTTTGTTTTTATTGCATTGGTCTTCCGAGTATTCAAAGGGATGAAAAATACAGCAGAAGATCTACAGGAGCATAAAAAGAGGCTTAAAAGCATCTTTGACACTCTGGATGTCGCCATCTGGTCACATGACATGAAGACGGATACACTGCTGATTACATCTGGTATTGAAAAACTGTACGGACATTCGTCTGAAGAATTTTATCATGACAACACACTTTGGAAAAAAGTTATCCACCCTGAGGATCTGCCTATTTTAGCTGAAAGGGAAGCTGGATTTTCAAGAGGGGAAGCAGTTACCAGTATATATCGGATCATTCGTCCCGATGGAGAGGTGCGCTGGATTCAGGATCGAGGCATTCCTGTCATTGATGAAAGCGGAAATTTCGTTGATTTTACCAGTGTCCTTTTCGATATTACCGATCGGCAGGAAAGTGAAGGACGATATCGCAGCCTTGTGGAAATGTCGCCCGATTTGATTGCGGTGTACAGCAGAGGAAAGCTGGAATATATCAATGAAGCCGGCTGCAAGCTGTTTAAGGCGGAAAGACCGGCAGAGTTGATTGGACAGCCGATATCAAAGCTGATTCCCCCTGATGTACTGGCCCGTATAAAAAATCGCGAATTGACAATAGGTGAAGATTTTGAGGAAAAATTGTGGTTTGAATTTAAGGCAACACAGATAGACGGGCAAGAAATTGATGTAGAGATGTCCGCTATGCCGATTTTATATGAAGGAAGAATGGCTGAACAAATTGTAGGCCGTGATTTGACTCAGCGTAAAAAGGCTGAAAAGACCATCAAATATATGGCCTATTATGATGTGCTTACTGGTCTGCCGAATCGGAACATGGTGAAGAAGCACCTGAATGCTTCGCTGGCAAACGGAAACGAGGAGATAGCCGTAATCTTCCTTGACCTCGACCGGTTCAAGATTATCAATGACACCAAAGGCCACCGTTTTGGCGACCTATTATTAAAGGTTGTCGCCAGCAGGCTGAAAAATGCTGTCCAAGAGCAGGGACTTGTTTCTCGGCAGGGCGGTGATGAATTCATTATTGTACTTAAGGGGCTCGGTAAGGAACAAGTCATTGAAGTCGCAGATAGGATTCTTGATGAGTTTAATGAGGGGATTATCATCGAAGGCCAGGAGTTCTTCGTGACCCCAAGCATTGGAATCAGCATGGCACCAGAAGACGGCCAGGATGAGGAAACACTGATCAAGCATGCAGATACGGCGATGTACCTGGCAAAGGATCGCGGGAAAAATAATTACCAGTTTTACACTAATCAGCTGCACGGGCTTTCCTCCCGCAAAATGGAGCTGGAGAATGGCTTGAGGAAAGCGTTGGAGCAAAACCAGCTTATCCTTCATTATCAGCCACAGGTAAATCTGAACACCGGGGAAATCATCGGAGTAGAGGCACTTGTACGCTGGATGCACCCGGAGAAAGGCATAATTTCACCAGCTGAATTCATTCCACTTGCGGAGGAAACAGGGTTAATCGTCCCGCTTGGGAAATGGGTGCTGGAAAAGGCTGCTGCTCAAAACAAGGTATGGCAGGAGAAAGGCTATAGCCCTATACCGATTTCAGTGAACATTTCTGTGCGCCAGCTACAGGAAGACCGTTTCATTGATACAGTAAAACAGGTATTGATCGATACTCAGCTGCCACCGAAATATCTGGATTTTGAGATCACTGAGAGTGTCATGCAGAACAGCGAGAAAACAGCGATGATTCTTGATCAATTAAAAGAGCTTGGCGTAACCCTTGCGATTGACGATTTTGGTACCGGATATTCATCGTTAAGCTTACTGAAGCATTTGCCGATTGATAAAATCAAAATTGACAAATCTTTCGTCGACGATATCGTCCATCATGCCAATCAAGGAGCGATGGTCAAAACGATCATTGATATGGGACATAATCTGCAATTCAATGTCATTGCTGAAGGCATCGAGGACCAGGAACAGGTCACATTTTTGCTCGAAAACGGTTGCTTGGTCGGACAAGGCTATCATTTCAGCAGACCGCTTTCAATGGAAGCAATGGAGGAATTGCTTAGCAAAAATAAGAAACTTAAAGGCATTCTGCAGTAG
- a CDS encoding DUF1259 domain-containing protein codes for MATALVLALFLPAAVQAQGNANCDKLEKIFDTRVETEKGVCKVEIVRESIKPTHMGKKQSPETMELIFYFGFEKVDGQVAVMGELALLQEEVNPVLDVLRKGKLEVTAVHNHMLH; via the coding sequence ATGGCAACAGCTTTGGTTCTTGCTCTCTTTTTACCAGCAGCTGTGCAGGCTCAGGGTAATGCAAATTGTGATAAGCTGGAAAAGATATTTGATACAAGGGTTGAAACCGAAAAGGGAGTCTGCAAGGTGGAAATCGTAAGGGAAAGTATAAAACCGACGCATATGGGGAAAAAGCAATCTCCAGAAACGATGGAGCTAATCTTCTATTTTGGATTTGAAAAGGTAGACGGACAGGTTGCTGTCATGGGAGAGCTTGCGCTTCTGCAGGAAGAGGTAAATCCAGTCCTGGATGTATTGCGAAAAGGGAAGCTGGAAGTAACAGCTGTTCATAATCATATGCTGCATTAG